In one window of Puniceicoccaceae bacterium DNA:
- a CDS encoding glycoside hydrolase 43 family protein: MKTTTTVKFFCGLMLSLPAVAAAAEPAQNPILWMDVPDVAMVRVEDTYYMSSTTMHMNPGLPLMRSKDLVSWDLVSYAYDTLVDNAKMRLEEGERAYGAGSWASSLRYHEGTYYATTFSSTSGKTHVFTTDDIESGQWESFEFEPMLHDHTLVFDDDGRVYMIYGAGSIRLVELNPGARGIKAGTEEKVIIENATLVAGGTPGLSAEGSQLIKVNGWYYLFHITWPREDMRTVLVHRAKSIQGPWEGRVAFKDRGIAQGSIIDTPEGDWYAYLFRDYGAVGRIPYLVPMTWQDGWPVIGVDGKAPDTLPMSAPEQPLGNIVTSDSFDRSAGDPDFPLAWQWNHNPVREGWSLTERPGHLRLRSVRLDAHVLEARNMLTQRTFGPFSSASTRLDLKGLQVGDRAGLIALQRHYGWIGVQRREHGFHLVVEQVPESEAVIVAEAALPAGVDSVELRIDGDFEDRKDIATFYYRLSDRDPWTRIGPELQMRYTLPHFMGYRFGLFHYATESLGGYSDFDEYRVTGER; encoded by the coding sequence ATGAAAACAACGACAACAGTGAAGTTTTTTTGCGGCTTGATGCTGTCACTGCCAGCTGTAGCGGCTGCCGCCGAACCCGCGCAAAACCCCATCCTCTGGATGGATGTACCCGACGTCGCCATGGTGCGTGTGGAGGATACCTATTACATGAGCAGCACGACCATGCACATGAACCCCGGGCTTCCCCTCATGCGTTCGAAGGATTTGGTCAGCTGGGATCTTGTGAGCTATGCCTATGATACACTGGTGGACAATGCCAAGATGCGCCTGGAAGAAGGAGAGCGGGCATACGGGGCAGGTTCCTGGGCAAGCAGCCTGCGTTACCACGAGGGCACCTATTACGCTACTACGTTTTCCAGCACGAGCGGCAAAACTCACGTCTTCACCACCGACGACATCGAAAGTGGGCAATGGGAGTCCTTTGAGTTCGAGCCGATGCTGCACGATCATACCCTGGTGTTTGATGACGATGGACGGGTCTACATGATTTATGGAGCCGGTTCGATTCGACTGGTGGAACTGAATCCAGGCGCGCGCGGCATCAAAGCGGGAACGGAAGAAAAAGTGATCATTGAAAACGCAACCCTGGTTGCAGGTGGAACACCGGGGCTATCGGCGGAAGGCTCTCAGTTGATCAAGGTGAACGGATGGTACTACCTCTTTCACATCACCTGGCCACGTGAGGACATGCGAACCGTGCTGGTGCATCGCGCAAAATCCATCCAGGGTCCCTGGGAGGGACGAGTGGCATTCAAGGATCGCGGCATTGCCCAGGGCAGCATCATCGATACGCCCGAGGGCGACTGGTATGCCTACCTGTTTCGCGACTATGGTGCAGTGGGACGCATTCCATACCTGGTTCCGATGACATGGCAGGATGGCTGGCCCGTGATTGGCGTGGACGGCAAGGCCCCGGACACCCTGCCCATGTCCGCTCCAGAGCAACCCCTTGGCAATATCGTGACGAGTGATTCCTTTGACCGTTCAGCCGGGGATCCCGATTTTCCGCTTGCCTGGCAGTGGAATCACAACCCCGTGCGAGAGGGTTGGTCCCTCACGGAGCGTCCTGGGCACCTTCGCCTGCGAAGTGTGCGTCTGGATGCGCATGTGCTGGAAGCCCGCAACATGCTGACACAGCGCACCTTTGGGCCATTCTCCAGCGCATCCACACGGTTGGATCTGAAAGGACTGCAAGTGGGAGATCGTGCAGGGTTGATTGCCCTGCAGCGCCACTACGGATGGATCGGGGTGCAGCGACGGGAGCATGGGTTTCACCTGGTTGTTGAGCAGGTGCCCGAAAGTGAAGCCGTCATTGTGGCCGAAGCGGCATTGCCTGCAGGAGTGGATTCGGTGGAGCTGCGCATTGATGGTGATTTTGAGGACCGTAAGGACATCGCAACCTTCTATTATCGACTGAGTGATCGCGACCCCTGGACCCGCATCGGACCAGAGCTGCAGATGCGCTATACCTTGCCCCATTTCATGGGCTATCGCTTTGGGCTGTTCCACTACGCAACTGAGTCACTGGGTGGATATTCGGATTTTGACGAGTATCGTGTGACGGGAGAACGCTGA
- a CDS encoding DUF2264 domain-containing protein gives MMQRRSFLKVVPAMAGGSLLLAGNPKSETQEQGYDAKRSGAQIRELWVEMLEGIASPVLRAGSGRELKQRMPVEKSPEAWDERECTYLEAVGRLLAGIAPWLECDEVGSQSERVLKDQFRQQAVETVRSIVDPDSPDYLFARMEKQMLVDAAFLAHAMLRAPRRLWQALDSTDQAHLVRCLRATREVNPYYSNWLLFSAMVEAFFLRFGLPFDEMRMSLPLNKHKEWYLGDGMYGDGPEFHWDYYNSYVIQPMLMDLASTMQANAMISDATVEAIARRFSRYAAIQERLIAPDGTFPAIGRSIVYRMGAFQHLAQAALQERLPETLAPAQVREAMTAVMLRLMQAPGTYDAGGWLTIGLVGHQPALGEAYISTGSCYLCATGLLPLGLPPQHAFWSGDAQPWTSVRLWNGENLMRDAALKE, from the coding sequence ATGATGCAGCGACGATCCTTTTTGAAAGTGGTTCCGGCGATGGCGGGGGGCAGTTTATTGCTGGCGGGCAACCCCAAATCTGAAACACAGGAGCAGGGTTATGATGCGAAACGCAGTGGCGCGCAGATCCGTGAGCTTTGGGTAGAGATGCTCGAAGGCATTGCTTCGCCGGTTTTGCGGGCGGGCAGTGGGCGCGAGCTGAAGCAACGCATGCCGGTTGAAAAATCACCAGAAGCTTGGGATGAGCGTGAGTGCACGTATCTGGAAGCGGTGGGTCGGTTGCTGGCGGGCATTGCCCCCTGGCTGGAATGTGATGAAGTGGGATCGCAGTCCGAGCGTGTGCTGAAAGATCAGTTTCGGCAACAGGCGGTGGAGACCGTGCGTTCCATTGTGGATCCGGATTCCCCCGATTATCTCTTTGCGCGCATGGAGAAGCAGATGCTGGTGGACGCTGCTTTTCTTGCACACGCGATGCTGCGTGCACCCCGGCGCTTGTGGCAGGCGCTGGATTCGACGGATCAGGCGCACCTGGTTCGATGCCTGCGCGCGACGCGCGAGGTCAATCCCTACTACTCGAATTGGCTGCTCTTCAGTGCGATGGTGGAGGCATTTTTCCTGAGGTTTGGGCTACCCTTTGACGAGATGCGCATGAGCCTTCCGCTCAACAAGCACAAGGAGTGGTATCTGGGCGATGGCATGTATGGGGATGGACCCGAGTTTCACTGGGATTATTACAACAGTTATGTGATCCAGCCCATGCTGATGGATTTGGCGAGCACAATGCAGGCGAACGCAATGATCTCGGATGCGACTGTGGAAGCGATTGCCCGTCGCTTTTCACGTTATGCAGCCATTCAGGAGCGACTCATTGCTCCCGATGGCACCTTCCCTGCGATTGGGCGATCCATCGTGTACCGCATGGGTGCGTTTCAGCACCTGGCGCAGGCGGCTCTGCAGGAACGCTTGCCTGAAACCCTTGCACCCGCGCAGGTGCGCGAGGCGATGACCGCAGTGATGTTACGCCTGATGCAGGCACCGGGCACTTATGATGCCGGAGGATGGTTGACCATTGGATTGGTGGGCCATCAGCCCGCTCTGGGAGAGGCCTACATCTCGACGGGGAGCTGCTACCTTTGTGCGACGGGCCTGCTCCCGCTCGGATTGCCTCCGCAGCACGCATTCTGGAGCGGAGACGCTCAGCCCTGGACGTCCGTGCGCCTGTGGAACGGGGAAAACCTGATGCGCGATGCAGCACTGAAGGAGTGA
- a CDS encoding glycoside hydrolase family 127 protein, whose protein sequence is MKIPQIDRKPVRTLRVFTMALLPTLLWASPTAAHTHSEACSVCGDGTHASRVALGPGVFYDAMQANRDYLLAHDPDRLLAPFLREAGLEPKQPPYGNWESSGLDGHTAGHYLSALAFMVASGGDNAQGELRKRLDSMLAELERCQQAGGTGYIGGVPDGFALWQEIAEGKIEAHGFGLNNRWVPLYNIHKTFAGLRDAWTALHHPVARQLLVNLGDWWVELMSQLSDAQVQDMLRSEHGGMNEVLADLYAITGEQRYLEVAKRTHHRAILEPLMDRRDELTGMHANTQIPKVIGLARVGALTEDERAMQGAEFFWETVTQRRSVAFGGNSVREHFNDPFDFREVVEDRQGPETCNTYNMLRLTQQLFEAEPQARYADYYERALYNHILASIHPDHPGYVYFTPLRPQHYRVYSEPELCFWCCVGSGMENPGKYGDFIYSVAEDGGIYVNLFIASELQLKQGGQLVQDTRFPYESQTRFQFALEAPQSIALRLRHPSWVPANELRITLNGAPLDIESMPSSYVEIERTWSDGDRVEVELPMQLHTETLPDGSNWVSLLYGPLVMAAPSGTEDLTGLRADDSRMGHVAHGPVVPLDQVPVLREEVTDLAACLDPDPSGEPLTFRLRGALVPEPEGGLQLRPFFGLHDQRYQLVWQRLSVTSIKERQEQLAATERERALREAATLDRVAIGEQQSEVEHGFEAVESETGILDGKRWRHGREFSYVLDPRGMTEVELEVTYWGGDENREFAILMNGEAIATQVAAGDAALGLYRVRYPVPEKLLQSADGPLRVTFRAQEGLAGGVFDLRLMRTDSNPEL, encoded by the coding sequence ATGAAAATTCCCCAGATTGACCGTAAGCCTGTGCGTACCCTGCGAGTGTTCACCATGGCCCTTTTGCCCACACTGCTTTGGGCGAGTCCCACAGCAGCGCACACGCACAGTGAAGCCTGTTCGGTCTGTGGGGATGGCACCCATGCCAGCCGCGTGGCTTTGGGTCCAGGCGTGTTTTACGATGCGATGCAGGCCAACCGCGACTATCTGCTCGCACACGATCCGGATCGCCTGCTGGCTCCCTTTCTGAGAGAGGCGGGACTCGAACCCAAACAACCGCCCTACGGCAACTGGGAGTCATCCGGGCTGGATGGACACACAGCGGGGCACTATCTCTCCGCACTTGCATTCATGGTGGCGTCGGGGGGAGATAACGCGCAGGGGGAATTGCGCAAGCGACTCGACTCGATGCTGGCCGAGCTGGAGCGCTGCCAACAGGCAGGCGGCACGGGCTACATCGGAGGTGTTCCTGATGGGTTTGCGCTCTGGCAGGAAATTGCTGAGGGCAAGATCGAGGCCCATGGATTTGGACTGAACAACCGCTGGGTACCGCTCTATAACATTCACAAGACCTTTGCTGGGCTTCGTGATGCATGGACGGCGTTGCACCATCCGGTTGCGCGACAGCTGTTGGTGAATCTTGGCGATTGGTGGGTGGAATTGATGTCTCAGCTCAGCGATGCGCAAGTGCAGGATATGCTGCGTTCGGAGCACGGTGGCATGAACGAAGTGCTAGCGGATTTGTATGCGATCACAGGTGAGCAGCGATATCTCGAAGTGGCCAAACGTACCCATCATCGCGCGATCCTTGAACCCCTGATGGACAGAAGGGATGAACTGACCGGCATGCATGCGAACACGCAGATTCCCAAAGTGATCGGACTGGCCCGGGTTGGGGCGTTGACCGAAGACGAACGCGCGATGCAGGGTGCCGAGTTTTTCTGGGAGACGGTTACGCAGCGCCGCAGTGTCGCATTTGGCGGCAATAGTGTGCGGGAACATTTTAACGATCCCTTTGATTTTCGGGAAGTGGTGGAGGATCGCCAGGGTCCGGAAACCTGCAACACCTACAACATGCTGCGCCTCACTCAACAGCTGTTTGAGGCAGAACCTCAGGCACGCTATGCGGACTACTATGAGCGCGCTCTCTACAACCACATCCTCGCGTCGATCCACCCCGATCATCCCGGATACGTGTATTTCACACCCCTGCGTCCACAGCACTATCGTGTCTATTCGGAACCAGAACTGTGTTTCTGGTGCTGTGTGGGCAGTGGCATGGAAAATCCCGGAAAGTATGGAGATTTCATCTATTCCGTAGCGGAGGATGGCGGTATCTACGTGAACCTGTTCATCGCATCGGAATTGCAGTTGAAGCAGGGAGGACAACTGGTGCAGGACACTCGCTTCCCCTACGAATCGCAAACCCGCTTCCAGTTTGCCCTCGAAGCACCCCAGTCCATTGCCCTGCGACTTCGACATCCGTCCTGGGTGCCGGCGAACGAACTGCGCATCACCCTCAACGGAGCACCGCTGGATATCGAGTCGATGCCCTCTTCCTATGTGGAGATCGAGCGGACTTGGAGTGATGGAGACCGGGTAGAGGTTGAATTGCCCATGCAACTGCATACCGAGACATTGCCCGACGGTTCCAATTGGGTTTCCCTGCTCTACGGTCCGCTGGTGATGGCGGCTCCATCGGGAACAGAGGATCTGACAGGATTGCGTGCCGATGACAGTCGCATGGGACACGTGGCACATGGACCCGTCGTGCCGCTCGATCAGGTGCCGGTGCTTCGCGAGGAAGTGACGGATCTTGCAGCGTGTCTGGATCCGGATCCTTCGGGCGAACCCCTGACATTTCGCTTGAGAGGGGCACTTGTTCCAGAGCCGGAAGGCGGACTGCAATTGCGCCCCTTCTTCGGACTGCACGATCAACGGTATCAATTGGTATGGCAGCGACTGTCTGTGACCTCGATCAAGGAGCGTCAGGAGCAGCTCGCCGCCACCGAGCGCGAACGGGCACTGCGAGAGGCAGCGACACTGGACCGTGTGGCAATTGGTGAACAGCAATCAGAGGTGGAGCATGGATTTGAAGCGGTCGAAAGTGAAACCGGAATTCTCGATGGCAAACGCTGGCGCCACGGTCGGGAATTTTCCTATGTGCTCGACCCTCGCGGGATGACGGAGGTGGAGCTTGAGGTAACCTATTGGGGCGGGGACGAAAATCGCGAGTTTGCGATTCTCATGAATGGTGAAGCCATTGCAACGCAGGTGGCAGCCGGAGATGCAGCTCTCGGATTATACCGGGTGCGCTATCCGGTGCCCGAGAAGCTGCTCCAGTCGGCGGATGGTCCCTTGCGGGTGACCTTCCGTGCTCAGGAGGGATTGGCGGGAGGCGTGTTTGATCTCCGGCTGATGCGGACGGACTCCAACCCGGAACTTTAA
- a CDS encoding MotA/TolQ/ExbB proton channel family protein gives MLTHQRNLLFMGLAAVLAGMALMGQTVETVQTVERTDSLFTLLSKGGIVMIPLALCSVLAVTITMERFISLGHKNMVPSGLEDELIGVLDGTKSGKVGKAKEVCKNHPGPLADMFLTGLDHWEHETVEVEKAMADTASLRVRKLRRSIRSLRLIGSVSPLLGLLGTVVGMIRAFQTVALSSQSINKAELLAEGIYQAMVTTAAGLTIAIPTLIVYFYFNNRIDKIAENYEEIGNRFIFRFFRTRLKLEA, from the coding sequence ATGCTAACACACCAACGTAATCTTCTATTCATGGGTCTGGCAGCCGTCCTGGCCGGAATGGCCCTCATGGGGCAGACGGTCGAGACCGTGCAAACCGTGGAGCGCACCGATTCGCTGTTCACACTGTTGTCCAAGGGAGGCATCGTCATGATTCCGCTGGCATTGTGTTCGGTGCTTGCGGTAACGATCACGATGGAGCGATTCATCAGTTTGGGTCACAAAAACATGGTTCCCTCCGGACTCGAAGATGAACTCATCGGTGTGCTTGATGGCACAAAATCGGGCAAGGTTGGCAAGGCCAAGGAGGTATGCAAAAATCACCCCGGCCCACTTGCGGACATGTTTTTGACCGGTCTGGACCATTGGGAACACGAAACGGTGGAAGTGGAGAAGGCCATGGCGGATACTGCGAGCCTGCGTGTGCGTAAACTGCGTCGTAGCATTCGTTCGCTTCGCTTGATCGGGAGCGTCTCCCCGCTGCTCGGACTTCTGGGAACCGTGGTCGGGATGATCCGGGCATTCCAGACAGTTGCGTTGAGCAGTCAGTCGATCAATAAGGCCGAATTGCTCGCTGAGGGGATTTACCAGGCGATGGTCACCACGGCGGCGGGACTGACGATCGCAATCCCGACCCTGATCGTCTATTTTTATTTCAACAACCGGATCGACAAGATCGCGGAGAACTATGAGGAGATTGGAAATCGCTTTATTTTCCGCTTCTTCCGCACCCGACTCAAGCTGGAGGCCTGA
- the galA gene encoding beta-galactosidase GalA: MSMTLLYRRLLSVVLCAAGLVGMTLTAERMRLNDDWAFALGHASDPAQDFQHATGYFSYLAKTGFGDGPASTAFDDRTWRRVNLPHDWAIEVPFDPRGSHSHGYKAMGPGFPETSVGWYRKQVFIPESDLGKKIYVEFDGIYRDADVFINGFFVGNEPSGYLGQQHDLTDYLNYGGNNVIVVRVDASMEEGWFYEGAGIYRHAWLTKKHPLHFVKDGVWVNPQLSANSWTVHLQSEVKNHLRESAAFTVHYRILNAAGEVVHSHESAQHPLDAGEMVVDHSDLHLAFDPDLWSIKSPTLYRIEADIMLGDELTDRFSTDFGFRTLEWDPDRGFFLNGKSVKIVGSNNHQDHAGVGAAIPDSLQEWRLRQLMAMGHNAYRTSHNPPTTELLQACDRLGILVINETRLMGINPYHFRQLERLVRRDRNHPSVILWGLGNEEWAIEGNIKGARITQTMQDFCHRLDPTRYATVAISGGWGGISQVVQVAGVNYIGQADPDQQHKDYPWQIILGTEETTTQQTRGIYVRDDERCHLPPLEDGSSRGNCEIGWKYYAERDWGAGVLFWTGFDYRGEPTPFGYPAIASQFGILDTCGFPKDSFYYLKSWWTDEPVLHLFPHWNWPGREGESIEVRLHSNCANAELFLNERSLGSQDMPVNGHLAWQVLYESGDLKVIGTWADGSKRTESVSTTGSAARIELIADRTQLAPDRNEVAMVTVRVLDEAGRVVPTAEDLIHLEASGVGEILGVGNGNPSSLEADVYVERVWGEPIGEWTAPNPADPDTAILWETQFDAPNVEDNTSVTLLFNALGENQRIVLNGEELEAGTLQLALEAGSLKPTGNLLRIEATPFPVWRDREGLFQLHPASFRFEQAPEAWKRKVFNGLAQVILGATPEQGTLTLKASADGLISDTLTVEIR, translated from the coding sequence ATGTCAATGACCCTACTGTACCGACGTTTGCTGAGCGTCGTCCTTTGCGCTGCCGGACTCGTCGGCATGACCCTGACCGCAGAGCGCATGCGTTTAAACGACGACTGGGCCTTTGCGCTCGGCCACGCCTCCGATCCCGCACAGGATTTTCAACACGCTACCGGTTACTTTTCCTATCTCGCCAAGACTGGCTTCGGCGACGGCCCCGCCAGTACGGCGTTTGATGATCGCACCTGGCGACGTGTCAACTTGCCACACGATTGGGCGATTGAGGTGCCTTTCGACCCGCGTGGCAGTCACAGCCACGGTTACAAAGCCATGGGGCCGGGATTTCCCGAAACCAGCGTGGGATGGTACCGTAAGCAGGTTTTTATCCCGGAGTCGGATCTGGGAAAAAAGATCTATGTCGAGTTCGATGGCATTTATCGGGATGCCGATGTGTTCATCAATGGATTTTTTGTCGGCAATGAACCCAGCGGATATCTGGGCCAACAACATGACCTCACAGACTATCTCAACTACGGCGGGAACAACGTGATTGTCGTACGGGTGGATGCCTCCATGGAGGAGGGATGGTTCTACGAGGGAGCTGGTATCTATCGCCATGCATGGCTCACCAAAAAACATCCGCTCCATTTTGTGAAGGACGGAGTCTGGGTGAATCCGCAATTGAGCGCCAACTCCTGGACCGTGCATCTGCAATCCGAAGTGAAAAACCACCTGCGCGAGTCCGCAGCATTCACGGTGCACTACCGCATCCTCAATGCAGCTGGTGAAGTAGTGCATTCGCATGAATCCGCTCAGCACCCTCTCGATGCCGGAGAAATGGTAGTGGATCATTCCGATCTGCATCTGGCTTTTGATCCCGATCTCTGGTCCATCAAATCCCCCACGCTCTATCGCATCGAGGCGGATATCATGCTCGGCGATGAGTTGACGGATAGGTTTTCCACCGACTTTGGATTTCGCACCCTCGAATGGGATCCGGATCGCGGGTTTTTTCTGAACGGAAAGTCCGTCAAAATTGTCGGCAGTAACAACCACCAGGATCACGCGGGTGTCGGCGCAGCGATTCCCGACAGTTTGCAGGAGTGGCGGCTGCGCCAGCTCATGGCCATGGGTCACAATGCCTACCGCACTTCGCACAACCCGCCCACCACGGAACTGCTGCAGGCCTGCGACCGACTCGGTATACTGGTGATCAATGAAACACGCCTCATGGGCATCAACCCCTACCACTTCAGACAGCTCGAGCGTCTGGTGCGGCGTGACCGCAACCACCCCAGCGTCATCCTCTGGGGGCTTGGCAATGAGGAGTGGGCCATCGAGGGCAACATCAAGGGAGCGCGCATCACCCAAACCATGCAGGATTTCTGCCATCGCCTCGATCCCACGCGCTATGCCACCGTTGCCATCAGCGGTGGATGGGGAGGCATCTCCCAAGTCGTGCAGGTCGCCGGAGTCAACTACATTGGCCAGGCCGATCCCGACCAGCAACACAAGGACTATCCCTGGCAAATCATCCTCGGAACCGAAGAAACCACCACCCAGCAAACCCGTGGGATCTATGTGCGAGACGACGAACGCTGCCACCTGCCCCCACTCGAGGACGGCAGCTCCCGTGGAAATTGCGAAATCGGCTGGAAATATTATGCCGAGCGGGATTGGGGAGCGGGTGTGCTCTTCTGGACCGGATTTGACTACCGTGGTGAACCCACGCCTTTTGGCTATCCGGCGATTGCTTCGCAGTTTGGCATTCTTGACACCTGCGGATTTCCCAAGGACAGTTTTTACTACTTGAAATCCTGGTGGACCGATGAACCGGTACTGCATCTCTTCCCTCACTGGAATTGGCCGGGTCGGGAAGGCGAAAGCATCGAAGTGCGCCTGCACAGCAACTGTGCAAATGCCGAACTCTTCCTGAACGAACGCTCACTGGGGTCGCAGGACATGCCAGTCAACGGACACCTCGCCTGGCAGGTTCTCTACGAGTCCGGTGACTTGAAGGTGATCGGCACCTGGGCAGATGGTTCGAAGCGCACGGAAAGCGTGAGCACCACCGGTTCCGCCGCACGCATCGAGCTGATCGCGGATCGCACCCAGCTCGCACCCGACCGCAATGAGGTCGCCATGGTCACCGTTCGCGTGCTCGATGAGGCCGGTCGCGTCGTCCCCACCGCTGAAGATCTGATCCATTTGGAAGCATCCGGAGTCGGCGAAATCCTCGGCGTCGGCAACGGGAACCCCTCATCCCTCGAGGCAGATGTCTACGTCGAACGCGTCTGGGGTGAACCCATTGGCGAATGGACCGCACCCAATCCCGCCGACCCGGACACCGCCATTCTCTGGGAAACCCAGTTCGATGCACCCAACGTAGAGGACAACACCTCCGTCACACTGCTCTTCAATGCGCTTGGTGAAAACCAGCGCATCGTGCTCAATGGCGAGGAATTGGAAGCCGGTACGCTACAACTGGCGCTCGAGGCCGGAAGCCTGAAACCCACCGGAAATCTCCTGCGCATCGAGGCCACACCGTTCCCAGTCTGGCGCGATCGCGAGGGTTTGTTCCAGCTGCACCCCGCCAGTTTCCGCTTTGAACAGGCACCCGAAGCGTGGAAGCGCAAGGTCTTCAACGGCTTGGCTCAGGTCATTCTCGGCGCCACGCCGGAGCAGGGAACCCTCACACTCAAGGCCAGTGCCGATGGGTTGATCAGTGACACGCTGACCGTAGAGATTCGATAA
- a CDS encoding biopolymer transporter ExbD codes for MRIDSGEDVGADQLIDTSSLVDIMFILIIFFLVTMSFHEQETDMAVNLPETDLTLSSAVQVLVINIRNDGSYYLNDRRMDLEGLNEELIDVVQRNPDQKVLVRADRNALHGQVAQAIASCRRVGISEANIGYMTTL; via the coding sequence ATGAGAATCGATTCCGGCGAAGACGTGGGGGCAGATCAGCTCATTGATACCTCCTCGTTGGTGGACATCATGTTCATCCTGATCATCTTCTTTCTGGTCACGATGTCGTTCCACGAGCAGGAGACGGATATGGCGGTGAACCTGCCTGAAACCGATCTGACCCTGAGTTCGGCAGTGCAGGTGCTTGTCATCAACATCCGCAATGACGGAAGCTACTATTTGAATGACCGTCGCATGGACCTCGAGGGACTCAATGAGGAGTTGATCGATGTGGTGCAGCGCAACCCGGACCAGAAGGTGCTTGTGCGCGCGGACCGCAATGCCCTGCACGGCCAGGTAGCGCAGGCGATTGCGTCGTGCCGAAGGGTGGGCATCAGCGAAGCCAACATTGGTTACATGACCACCTTGTAG